One genomic segment of Heteronotia binoei isolate CCM8104 ecotype False Entrance Well unplaced genomic scaffold, APGP_CSIRO_Hbin_v1 ptg000322l, whole genome shotgun sequence includes these proteins:
- the LOC132590576 gene encoding gamma-secretase subunit Aph-1b-like yields MTLAVFFGCAFVAFGPALALFLLTVAADPLRIIILIAGAFFWLVSLLLSSLVWFVAVKASDPRDEALQKGLLICGVVFSVLIQEAFRFLYYKLLRKAIEGLVALSEDGCWPVSIQQMAYVAGLGFGLMSGAFSMINLLADAVGPGTVGIYGDSQLYFLTSAFMTLVMIFLHTFWGIVFFHGCETRQWWEVSAVVITHLIVSGLTFWNPIYLGSLLPAYLLMAAVAVWAYLLSGGSKKNLHHFLLCLRSETTPPPPQRS; encoded by the exons atgACGCTGGCGGTCTTCTTCGGGTGCGCCTTCGTGGCCTTCGGGCCGGCGCTGGCCCTCTTCCTGCTCACCGTGGCCGCCGACCCGCTCCGCATCATCATCCTCATCGCCGG ggCCTTCTTCTGGCTGGTCTCGCTGCTGCTGTCCTCGCTGGTGTGGTTCGTGGCGGTGAAAGCCAGCGACCCCAGGGATGAGGCGCTGCAGAAGGGCCTGCTCATCTGCGGGGTGGTCTTCTCCGTCCTCATCCAGGAGGCCTTCCGCTTCCTCTACTACAAGCTGCTCAG aaaGGCGATCGAGGGACTGGTGGCCCTGAGTGAAGACGGATGCTGGCCTGTCTCTATCCAGCAAATGGCCTACG TGGCTGGCCTGGGCTTCGGACTCATGAGCGGTGCCTTCTCCATGATCAACCTGCTGGCCGACGCTGTGGGTCCAGGCACCGTGGGCATCTACGGGGATTCTCAGCTCTACTTCCTGACATCAG CCTTCATGACCCTGGTGATGATCTTTCTCCACACGTTCTGGGGGATCGTGTTCTTCCACGGCTGCGAGACCCGGCAGTGGTGGGAGGTGAGCGCAGTGGTGATCACCCACCTCATCGTCTCTGGCCTG ACCTTTTGGAACCCCATTTACCTgggcagcctcctccctgcctACCTGCTGATGGCAGCTGTTGCAGTGTGGGCCTACCTGCTCTCGGGGGGCTCCAAGAAAAATCTGCACCACTTCCTTCTGT GCCTCCGGAGTGAGACAACGCCTCCACCCCCACAGAGATCCTGA